In Ptiloglossa arizonensis isolate GNS036 chromosome 6, iyPtiAriz1_principal, whole genome shotgun sequence, a single window of DNA contains:
- the Chro gene encoding chromodomain-containing protein chromator isoform X4 — MEGGDGPSAISSNPTAIKAAQEEMGRLDVLVCGQCHSVFHFIEEFQEHRTKEGACTHISHFRENSNNEQKAQVWAFLLWKDSQIQQEGQDKDSTNSWKLYQKWCKMDTHIRDSWIAAGKTIQTFTKISNAKMQDVPRQNQSSNAEGKPVVVRKVIRNGQPEEADSKKDGKGLEAKNQKHYESFDTEGEKKEKPKLKPSIKPKGKSSKAGDEDRDSSDEEYTVEKILAKRFNPKKRCSEYLLKWEGYGHEHNTWEPAEHVATCKHLLEEFERNLAKQKELKAAQQQANAKAAGRGGHPAQKTVIKAEAKPGPSTAAQVGRPMRSSKSKAMDQVKQWCGSMKDEDNDLLGKRRMDYSESDSEDGGSSAAKRVKGDTGSDEDWTGESEEERLLGRSDVIQRAFNRANAQSNGSNRASGSSSDLATSLGLQSPEGAKSNQPPVLVANAKGVVKVDPKQMPNLTSGVYVMSRKDGIIKLDSSPSGKLAVKGSPTAQGVLMVQNRDNTNVVRKQVISASQSNSVTPVKVVSKMDGSQVVTQMKVVSKPVAGKAGGTQKTEPIKIQPKPDPTQLPQIHVVTAVPAPITLQPRISTGIRPGPVTGQRSADGRPLLPRPPLRATTPTSVLGIGSTIRTPVRAPAPRQVQSQQTRQVLQKRTTAVTTQSNSKLLMAKRKAQEAAGIVKPGGRGLLAGARATTGRGRGKLVDTSTATTPGNKPKESKLAEGDGLHMEFHEVGSEESSSEGEPELPPPEADTITTAEPDSPPRPFTLCPLTGRIIGPDGEPVEQPAEPEPEPEPTTPLSTVKTPTSTTTESIDVAATTTTAELVLPSLDSLTEAGGIMRVEMSPGGTTGTIVQTSEPAQINLSSVAVPAPDLPCLDDTAPAVAAPVTTATTSLTEATPSSEASIAAGLSTATVTSTSTIAIASTDVTKTEEKVPEERKVSEDASNLVTITGEDGVVYQVTGQAEDGQTLLVTRDADGEQQCVYVTTEQQGDDGSVLTLDHAVAEAVAQLIPDQVNLASQFYVKEGGTEPAENPMVMSIMDNANTTDVTEGQEDGDGHGQVVAQVVQAEEPTPGGTRRVVLLLPDGNLMMTEVTEEQYAALGLGK, encoded by the exons aTGGAGGGAGGCGATGGCCCTTCAGCCATCAGTAGCAATCCTACTGCTATTAAAG CTGCACAAGAAGAAATGGGAAGGTTAGACGTTCTTGTATGTGGACAGTGCCATtcagtttttcattttattgaGGAATTTCAAGAGCATCGTACAAAGGAAGGCGCTTGTACTCATATATCGCATTTTCGTGAAAATAGTAAT AATGAACAGAAAGCACAAGTGTGGGCTTTCCTTTTGTGGAAAGATTCTCAAATTCAGCAAGAAGGTCAAGATAAAGACTCAACAAATTCATGGAAACTCTATCAAAAATGGTGCAAAATGGATACGCACATAAGGGATTCCTGGATTGCAGCTGGAAAAACCATTCaaacatttacaaaaattagtAATGCAAAAATGCAGGATGTACCAAGACAAAATCAGAGTAGTAATGCAGAAG GAAAGCCAGTGGTTGTCCGTAAAGTTATTAGAAATGGGCAACCAGAAGAAGCTGACAGTAAAAAAGATGGTAAGGGTTTAGAGGCAAAGAATCAAAAACATTATGAATCTTTTGATACAGAGggggaaaagaaggaaaaaccAAAATTAAAACCTTCTATAAAACCTAAG GGTAAATCTAGTAAAGCTGGCGACGAAGACCGGGACTCGAGCGACGAAGAATATACAGTAGAAAAGATCTTAGCAAAACGTTTTAACCCAAAAAAAAGGTGTTCAGAATATCTATTAAAATGGGAAGGATATGGACA TGAGCATAATACGTGGGAGCCTGCTGAGCATGTAGCTACGTGTAAACATTTATTGGAAGAATTTGAAAGAAATCTTGCTAAACAAAAAGAATTGAAGGCAGCACAACAGCAGGCTAATGCAAAAGCAGCAGGGCGGGGTGGTCATCCTGCTCAAAAAACGGTTATAAAAGCGGAAGCAAAACCTGGACCAAGTACTGCAGCTCAAGTAGG GCGACCAATGCGCTCAAGTAAATCAAAAGCAATGGATCAAGTGAAACAATGGTGCGGTTCGATGAAAGACGAAGACAATgatt tgttaGGGAAAAGGAGAATGGACTATTCCGAGAGCGATTCTGAGGACGGGGGTAGCAGTGCTGCAAAACGAGTAAAAGGTGACACAGGTAGTGATGAAGACTGGACGGGAGAATCCGAGGAGGAGAGACTGTTGGGGCGAAGCGACGTGATTCAACGAGCATTCAATCGTGCCAATGCTCAATCAAACGGTTCTAACAGGGCAAGTGGTTCGTCTTCAGATCTTGCGACTTCGTTGGGACTTCAATCTCCCGAGGGAGCAAAATCTAACCAACCACCAGTTTTGGTGGCAAACGCCAAAGGAGTCGTTAAAGTTGACCCGAAGCAAATGCCGAACCTAACCTCTGGCGTCTACGTGATGTCACGAAAAGATGGCATCATCAAGTTGGACTCGTCCCCTAGCGGGAAACTGGCCGTGAAAGGTTCGCCAACCGCACAAGGTGTTTTGATGGTTCAAAATCGGGATAATACTAATGTAGTGAGGAAGCAAGTAATATCTGCATCGCAGTCGAATTCGGTCACGCCGGTAAAAGTGGTTTCCAAAATGGACGGAAGTCAAGTAGTAACCCAGATGAAAGTAGTTTCTAAGCCTGTCGCGGGTAAAGCAGGAGGTACACAGAAAACAGAGCCTATAAAGATCCAGCCGAAACCAGATCCGACACAGTTACCGCAGATACATGTCGTGACCGCGGTGCCGGCTCCTATAACTTTACAACCAAGAATAAGTACAGGAATACGTCCTGGACCTGTTACAGGCCAACGTAGCGCGGACGGTCGTCCATTGTTACCCAGACCACCACTGCGCGCGACGACACCAACTAGCGTGCTCGGTATCGGATCGACGATTCGCACACCTGTTAGGGCGCCAGCCCCGAGACAAGTTCAGTCGCAGCAAACGCGTCAGGTGCTACAAAAACGTACGACGGCCGTTACCACGCAAAGTAACTCG AAATTACTAATGGCAAAAAGGAAAGCTCAAGAAGCAGCCGGTATCGTTAAACCTGGCGGTCGTGGTTTGTTAGCGGGCGCTCGCGCCACCACTGGACGTGGTAGAGGGAAACTGGTCGACACATCGACGGCTACTACACCGGGAAACAAACCGAAAGAGAGCAAATTGGCGGAGGGTGACGGTCTTCACATGGAATTCCACGAAGTAGGCTCTGAAGAAAGCAGCAGTGAAGGTGAACCGGAACTGCCACCACCTGAGGCTGACACCATAACCACCGCGGAACCCGACAGTCCACCCCGACCGTTCACATTGTGTCCATTGACGGGACGTATTATCGGGCCAGACGGTGAACCCGTCGAACAGCCAGCGGAACCCGAACCTGAACCGGAACCGACGACACCGTTGTCCACCGTCAAGACGCCTACGTCTACTACAACCGAGAGCATAGATGTAGCTGCTACAACCACCACCGCAGAATTGGTTCTACCTTCCCTCGATTCTCTTACAGAGGCTGGTGGAATAATGAGAGTTGAAATGAGCCCGGGTGGAACAACAGGCACCATCGTTCAAACGAGCGAACCAGCACAAATTAACTTGTCGAGCGTTGCCGTTCCTGCTCCGGATCTTCCTTGCTTGGATGATACCGCTCCCGCCGTAGCTGCGCCAGTTACCACTGCGACGACGTCTTTAACCGAGGCGACGCCGTCCAGCGAAGCATCGATCGCGGCCGGATTGTCAACCGCCACGGTAACCTCAACCAGCACAATAGCGATCGCATCCACCGACGTAACCAAAACCGAGGAGAAAGTACCAGAAGAGAGGAAGGTATCCGAGGACGCGTCGAACTTAGTAACGATAACAGGCGAGGACGGAGTCGTTTACCAAGTGACAGGACAAGCAGAAGACGGGCAGACGTTGCTGGTGACACGTGACGCCGATGGCGAGCAGCAATGCGTGTACGTCACCACGGAGCAGCAGGGGGATGATGGTTCGGTGTTGACGCTGGACCATGCCGTGGCGGAAGCCGTGGCGCAACTGATACCCGACCAAGTGAACTTGGCCTCACAGTTTTATGTAAAAGAGGGTGGAACGGAACCGGCTGAGAACCCGATGGTGATGTCTATTATGGACAACGCAAATACAACCGACGTGACCGAGGGACAGGAAGATGGCGACGGTCACGGACAAGTTGTAGCTCAAGTTGTGCAAGCGGAGGAACCTACTCCAG GTGGCACCAGAAGAGTAGTCTTACTCTTACCCGATGGGAATTTAATGATGACCGAAGTGACGGAGGAACAGTATGCTGCGTTAGGACTCGGCAAGTGA